In Candidatus Neomarinimicrobiota bacterium, the sequence TTCTGGTGTATCTGAAGCGACTCTTTGGTTTGAGAGGGAGCTCCCTCTATCAATCTGAGATGCTGAATCAACTTGAAAATTTCCTCATTGACACAGCCATCAAAAAAGGCAAACAGATCGTGCTTATTATTGATGAGGGTCAGAAAATGGGGACAGAGCAAATTGAGGTCATCCGAACCCTGCTCAATTTTGAGACCAATAGCCGAAAATTAATTCAAGTGGTTATCTTTGCTCAACCTGAATTCAAAGAAGTGGTTTCTGCCCACGAAAATTTTAAGGACAGGATCGCCTTTGGGGCCACCATTCCAGCCCTGGATCGAGAAGATACGATCTCCTTTGTGGACTTCAGAATCAATGAAGCCGGGTATGAGGGTGATGAACCTCTGTTTTCCCAGGAAGCCAAGGAAATGATTTACCAGCATACTGGCGGTTATCCCCGAAAAATTGTAAATATGTGCCATCACCTCATTGTTGACATGTTGGTCTACAATAACAAATCAGTGAATGGTGCTGCTGTTTTAAATCGCATTAACAGTGACGATAATAATTATGCCGGCTGACGAAAAAGATTCTGCGGCGACGAATCGCCTGTTGGACCTGTTAAGGTCTCAGCAGACTGGTAAATCAACCACCGAGGGCAATGCCAGTGGCACCCTGGATGCGAATGATCCTCCAGAAAAATCTGAGGTTTCTGGCAAAAAGAAACCAGATCCCCCAGCAGTAAGTTCAAGTATAGTTCCAGATGTCATCGTGGATGAAGCTCCGCCTAGTGATGAGAAATCTGAATCGGTTAGTTCTGATGAAATCAGGGCTAAACTGGGGAATCTCGCTGCAAAAAAAATCTCCCCACCGCCAGTTGAGGAACCTAAAGACGAAGCAGTACCTGAACCCGAAACGGTTCCACAGGGCATAGCAGCTGAATTAATGG encodes:
- a CDS encoding AAA family ATPase → MRYYELIGLKREPFSMTPDPEFFFESKAHGEILNRLEIALRLNRGLSVIMGGIGTGKTTLSRLLLSRFIDFGKDFQFYLIMDPTWENTREFLVYLKRLFGLRGSSLYQSEMLNQLENFLIDTAIKKGKQIVLIIDEGQKMGTEQIEVIRTLLNFETNSRKLIQVVIFAQPEFKEVVSAHENFKDRIAFGATIPALDREDTISFVDFRINEAGYEGDEPLFSQEAKEMIYQHTGGYPRKIVNMCHHLIVDMLVYNNKSVNGAAVLNRINSDDNNYAG